One region of Blattabacterium cuenoti genomic DNA includes:
- a CDS encoding enoyl-ACP reductase FabI, translating to MSYNLLNGKKGIIFGALDENSIAWKVAERAYEEKASFVLTNTPASLRIGKIHELSRKTRSIIIPSDATSVQDINILFDKTLDHFGGKIDFLLHSIAMSMNIRKGLNYTSLNYEFLRKGWEISAVSYHKIMQIAWEKKAINKWGSIVALTYIASQRSFPHYVDMSDYKSYLESVTRNFGYHWGIKEKVRVNTVSQSPSITRAAKSIKEFKKFFILSDKISPLGNASAQDCANYIITLFSDLTRKVTMQNLYHDGGFSKIGISEAIM from the coding sequence ATGTCTTACAATCTATTGAATGGAAAAAAAGGAATTATATTTGGAGCTTTAGATGAAAATTCTATTGCTTGGAAAGTAGCAGAACGAGCTTATGAAGAAAAAGCTTCTTTTGTATTAACTAATACACCTGCCTCTTTAAGAATTGGAAAAATTCATGAATTATCTCGTAAAACGAGGTCTATAATTATTCCGTCAGATGCAACTTCTGTACAAGATATTAATATTTTATTTGATAAAACATTAGATCATTTTGGTGGAAAAATAGATTTTTTATTGCATTCTATAGCCATGTCGATGAATATACGAAAAGGATTGAATTATACTTCTTTGAATTACGAATTTCTTAGAAAAGGATGGGAAATATCTGCTGTATCTTACCATAAGATAATGCAAATAGCTTGGGAAAAAAAAGCTATAAATAAATGGGGTTCTATTGTAGCATTAACATATATTGCTTCTCAACGAAGTTTTCCGCATTATGTAGATATGTCTGATTATAAATCTTATTTAGAAAGTGTTACACGTAATTTTGGTTATCATTGGGGTATAAAAGAAAAAGTTAGAGTAAATACAGTATCACAATCTCCTAGTATAACAAGAGCAGCAAAATCTATTAAAGAGTTTAAAAAATTTTTTATTTTATCAGATAAAATATCTCCATTAGGAAATGCTTCTGCACAAGATTGTGCTAATTATATTATTACACTATTTTCAGATTTGACAAGAAAAGTTACGATGCAAAATTTGTATCATGATGGAGGTTTTTCTAAGATTGGAATTAGTGAAGCTATTATGTAA
- the metK gene encoding methionine adenosyltransferase, which translates to MSYLFTSESVSEGHPDKISDQISDSILDHFLASDPDAKVAIETLVTTGQIILSGEVNSITWVNVKKIARNILRKIGYTKNEYRFNADSCGILSSIQEQSVDLLEGIKNSNKKNKGAGDQCIVFGYAVKETENYMPLTLEISHHILKELSYIRNEGEKMTYLRPDAKSQVTLEYSENHVPVHVNTIVISTQHDEFDTKEKMHKRIVQDIINILIPRVKNNILSKNVKKLFTDKTKYYINSTGKFVIGGPHGDTGLTGRKIIVDTYGGRGSHGGGAFSGKDSSKMDRSGAYAARHIAKNLVAAGISDEILIQISYAAGIAEPIGIFVNNYGKSIIDNKCIALNIKKIFDLRPYAIEKRLKLRQPMYEETSVYGHMGKTTKKVYKYFLDALGNIIKKEVELFTWEKLDYLSDIKEIFSKNRYF; encoded by the coding sequence ATGTCTTATTTATTTACTAGTGAATCTGTTTCAGAAGGACATCCTGATAAAATATCGGATCAAATATCAGACTCTATATTAGATCATTTTTTAGCGTCTGATCCAGATGCAAAGGTAGCTATAGAAACTTTAGTGACTACAGGACAAATTATATTGTCTGGAGAAGTTAACTCTATAACTTGGGTAAATGTAAAAAAAATAGCTCGTAATATCCTTAGAAAAATAGGATATACTAAAAATGAGTATAGATTTAATGCAGATTCTTGTGGAATTCTTTCTTCTATACAAGAACAATCTGTTGATTTATTAGAAGGAATTAAAAATTCAAATAAAAAAAATAAAGGAGCTGGAGATCAGTGTATTGTATTTGGATATGCTGTAAAAGAAACGGAAAATTATATGCCTTTAACATTAGAGATATCACATCATATATTAAAAGAACTTTCCTATATTAGGAATGAAGGAGAGAAAATGACTTATTTGCGTCCAGATGCTAAATCTCAAGTTACTTTAGAATATTCTGAAAATCATGTACCAGTACATGTTAACACTATTGTTATTTCAACTCAACATGATGAATTTGATACAAAAGAAAAAATGCATAAACGTATAGTTCAAGATATTATCAATATTCTTATTCCAAGAGTTAAAAATAATATACTATCAAAAAATGTAAAAAAATTATTTACAGATAAAACAAAATATTATATTAATTCCACAGGAAAATTTGTTATTGGAGGACCTCATGGAGACACTGGTCTTACGGGAAGAAAGATTATTGTGGATACTTATGGAGGTAGAGGTTCTCATGGAGGAGGCGCTTTTTCTGGAAAAGATTCATCTAAAATGGATAGATCTGGAGCTTATGCCGCTAGACACATAGCTAAAAATCTTGTTGCAGCAGGAATTTCAGATGAAATTCTGATACAAATATCTTATGCGGCAGGTATAGCGGAACCCATAGGTATTTTTGTGAATAATTATGGTAAATCTATAATAGATAACAAATGTATTGCATTGAATATTAAAAAAATTTTTGATTTACGTCCTTATGCTATAGAAAAAAGATTAAAATTACGTCAACCAATGTATGAAGAAACATCTGTATATGGACATATGGGAAAAACTACCAAAAAAGTGTATAAGTATTTTTTAGATGCATTAGGAAATATAATAAAAAAAGAAGTAGAACTTTTCACATGGGAAAAATTGGATTATTTATCTGACATAAAGGAAATTTTTTCAAAAAATAGGTATTTTTAG
- a CDS encoding prephenate dehydratase gives MKKIAIQGVKGCFHHAAVSRYFKGCTYELIECSSFRELTISVAKSNVDIGVMAIENSIAGTILTNYSLLSEYNLKIVGEVYMPIQHHLMAYPGQYIEDIKEIYSHPMALLQCELFIHAHPNIKIYEYSDTAAAAKYISICKKKGLAAIASENAANEYGLEIISKNIQTITSNFTRFFIINKCSKKENDFNKASLIFKILHTTGSLSKILSFISNIGINMTKIQSIPIIQRPWEYSFYVDIIFNNIKDYEKMKKRIQKIPCLHKLYIMGEYKNGRIRY, from the coding sequence ATGAAAAAAATAGCTATACAAGGGGTAAAAGGGTGTTTTCATCATGCAGCCGTTTCTAGATATTTTAAAGGATGTACTTATGAGTTGATAGAATGTTCTTCTTTTAGGGAACTAACTATTTCCGTAGCTAAATCCAATGTAGATATTGGTGTAATGGCTATAGAAAATTCCATAGCGGGTACTATATTAACTAATTATAGTCTTTTATCTGAATATAATTTGAAAATAGTAGGGGAAGTCTATATGCCAATACAACATCATTTAATGGCATATCCTGGACAATATATAGAAGATATAAAAGAAATTTATTCTCATCCTATGGCTCTTTTACAATGCGAATTATTTATACATGCTCATCCTAACATAAAAATATATGAATATTCAGATACGGCTGCTGCTGCTAAATATATTTCTATATGTAAAAAAAAAGGATTAGCTGCTATAGCATCTGAAAACGCAGCTAATGAATATGGATTAGAAATAATTTCTAAAAATATACAAACTATTACAAGTAATTTTACTAGATTTTTTATTATTAATAAATGTTCTAAAAAAGAAAATGATTTTAATAAAGCTTCACTAATATTTAAAATATTACATACAACTGGTAGTCTTTCTAAAATATTGAGTTTTATATCTAATATTGGAATCAATATGACTAAAATACAATCTATTCCTATAATACAAAGACCTTGGGAATATTCTTTTTATGTAGATATCATATTCAATAATATAAAAGATTACGAAAAAATGAAAAAACGTATACAAAAAATTCCTTGTCTTCATAAATTATATATTATGGGAGAATATAAAAATGGTAGAATTAGATACTAA
- a CDS encoding bifunctional 3-deoxy-7-phosphoheptulonate synthase/chorismate mutase type II, which produces MEKDILNNSIDRSWIDQLTKPLVISGPCSAESEQQILETARKLNNSYIQVFRAGIWKPRTKPNNFEGIGKEGLKWLNKVKKNTGLMVSTEVANSEHVKLALSFDIDILWIGARTTASPFTIQEIADALVERNDQIILVKNPIHPDIELWIGALERLFVKGIRKLGVIHRGFYTYNNPKYRNQPNWNLLLNFRDILPNIPVICDPSHICGNKEGILDIAKKAYHYFQYDGLMIESHCNPDSAWSDAQQQITPEYLLEMLKKLINVDKIHKNKKSLNSLRILIDELDENIITLLSERMNISKKLGSLKKLSDISVLQPNRWKNIMNKYLTLGKNLGVSEVLLEGVFKLLHQESIKIQNEIGNK; this is translated from the coding sequence ATGGAAAAAGACATTCTGAATAATAGTATAGATAGGTCTTGGATAGACCAATTAACTAAACCTTTAGTTATATCTGGACCTTGTAGTGCAGAAAGTGAACAACAAATATTAGAAACAGCAAGAAAATTAAATAATTCTTATATTCAAGTATTTAGAGCTGGAATATGGAAACCTAGAACGAAACCTAATAATTTTGAAGGAATAGGAAAAGAGGGGTTAAAATGGCTTAATAAAGTTAAAAAAAATACTGGTTTAATGGTTTCTACAGAAGTTGCTAATTCAGAACATGTTAAATTAGCACTTTCTTTTGATATTGATATTCTTTGGATAGGTGCTAGAACTACAGCTAGTCCTTTTACTATTCAAGAGATAGCTGATGCTTTAGTAGAAAGAAATGATCAAATTATTTTGGTTAAAAATCCTATTCATCCTGATATAGAATTATGGATAGGAGCTTTAGAACGTTTATTCGTTAAAGGAATAAGAAAATTAGGAGTAATACATCGTGGTTTCTATACCTATAATAATCCAAAATATCGTAATCAACCTAATTGGAATCTTTTGTTGAACTTTAGGGATATATTACCTAATATTCCCGTTATATGTGACCCTTCACATATTTGTGGTAATAAAGAAGGAATTTTAGATATAGCAAAAAAGGCTTATCATTATTTTCAATATGATGGTTTAATGATAGAAAGTCATTGTAATCCTGATAGTGCTTGGAGTGATGCTCAACAACAAATTACTCCAGAATATCTTTTAGAAATGTTAAAAAAATTGATAAATGTAGATAAAATACATAAAAATAAAAAAAGTTTAAATTCTCTAAGAATTTTAATAGATGAACTAGATGAAAATATTATTACACTTTTATCAGAAAGGATGAACATTTCAAAAAAATTAGGATCTTTAAAAAAATTATCAGATATATCTGTTTTACAACCAAATAGATGGAAAAATATTATGAATAAATACCTAACTTTAGGTAAAAACTTAGGTGTTTCTGAGGTACTACTTGAAGGAGTTTTTAAATTATTGCATCAAGAATCTATTAAAATTCAAAATGAAATAGGTAATAAATAG
- the rpe gene encoding ribulose-phosphate 3-epimerase → MKKIIAPSLLSADLAFLYRDIEMINESEADWYHIDIMDSSFVSNISFGSLFTKYVKKYANKPMDVHLMILHPERYIKEFKAAGADHLHIHYEACIHLNKTIFSIKEYGMKVGVAINPHTPVYLLQDLIQEIDFVLLMSVNPGFSGQKFIKQTYQKLEDTKDLILKKDSSALIEVDGGINLENASLLFKNGADILVVGTTIFSNYNPKKIIHRMKNNI, encoded by the coding sequence ATGAAAAAAATTATAGCTCCATCTTTACTTTCAGCAGATTTAGCTTTTTTATATCGTGATATAGAAATGATAAATGAAAGTGAAGCAGACTGGTACCATATTGATATTATGGATTCATCTTTTGTTTCTAATATTTCTTTTGGATCTTTATTTACTAAATATGTAAAAAAATATGCTAATAAACCAATGGATGTACATTTAATGATATTACATCCAGAACGATATATAAAAGAATTTAAAGCTGCTGGAGCAGATCATTTACATATTCATTATGAAGCTTGTATACATTTAAATAAAACTATTTTTTCTATTAAAGAATATGGTATGAAGGTAGGTGTAGCTATAAATCCGCATACTCCAGTTTATCTTTTACAAGATCTAATTCAAGAGATTGATTTTGTTTTATTAATGAGTGTTAATCCTGGTTTTAGCGGACAAAAGTTTATTAAACAAACATATCAAAAATTAGAAGATACTAAAGATTTAATATTAAAAAAAGATTCTTCTGCTCTCATAGAAGTAGATGGCGGTATAAATTTAGAAAATGCTTCTTTATTATTTAAAAATGGAGCAGATATATTAGTAGTAGGAACTACTATTTTTTCTAATTATAATCCAAAGAAAATAATTCATAGAATGAAAAATAATATTTAA
- a CDS encoding prephenate dehydrogenase, which yields MNIGIIGLGLIGGSIGLVLRKLNFGDKFIGIDSNKENALHAVKLGIIDEIIPLDDLVMQSSIIILSIPVNVIEKILPSILNKINMDTVILDTGSTKYDICNKVLSHPKRSRFVATHPIAGIENSGPISANSNLFYKKNCIICDSELSAPDAVSIAKKIFSIMKMRISFLSSKEHDLYIAYISHLPHVISFTLASTVLKKFKNKKIIFNKMIGSGLDSTTRLAKSKPETWLPIFISNRKNLIQAIDLYIDYLEVFRSYLLNKNFHKVDQYMKKANDIKDKKYV from the coding sequence ATGAATATTGGAATTATAGGATTAGGATTAATAGGTGGATCCATTGGTTTAGTATTACGAAAACTTAATTTTGGAGATAAATTCATAGGAATAGACTCTAATAAAGAAAATGCTTTACATGCTGTAAAATTAGGTATTATTGATGAAATAATTCCTTTAGATGATTTAGTTATGCAATCTTCAATAATTATTTTATCTATTCCTGTAAATGTAATAGAAAAAATACTTCCAAGTATTCTTAATAAAATAAATATGGATACAGTAATTTTAGATACTGGATCTACTAAATATGATATTTGTAATAAGGTTTTATCTCATCCAAAAAGAAGTAGATTTGTAGCAACACATCCAATTGCAGGAATTGAAAATTCTGGACCTATTTCAGCAAATTCTAATCTTTTTTATAAAAAAAATTGTATTATTTGTGATTCTGAACTTAGCGCTCCAGATGCGGTTTCTATTGCTAAAAAAATATTTTCTATTATGAAAATGAGAATTAGTTTTCTTTCTTCTAAAGAACATGATTTGTATATTGCTTACATATCTCATTTACCTCATGTAATTTCTTTTACTTTAGCTAGTACAGTTTTAAAAAAATTTAAAAATAAAAAAATAATTTTTAATAAAATGATAGGAAGTGGATTAGACTCTACTACACGTTTAGCGAAAAGTAAGCCTGAAACATGGTTACCTATTTTTATTTCTAATAGAAAAAATTTAATTCAAGCTATAGATTTATATATTGACTATTTAGAAGTATTTCGTAGTTATTTACTAAATAAAAACTTTCATAAAGTAGATCAATATATGAAAAAAGCGAATGATATAAAAGATAAAAAATATGTGTAA
- a CDS encoding pyridoxal phosphate-dependent aminotransferase has translation MIIESKKMHKISEYFFSEKMKEIRDIDKKGIKVINLGIGNPDLLPPNGVIHKMKIASELKHANTYQSYVGIDGLRHAISNWYKKLYQVDVNPKNEILPLMGSKEGIMHISMSYLEKGNQVLIPNPGYPTYSSISKLLEAEIIYYDLYEKDNWIPNIQLLENLNLSKIKIMWLNYPHMPTGAKITFEELEKIVFFCKKNRILLIYDNPYSFILNKERSLSIFNVKGAKDIALELNSLSKSYNMPGWRIGMVIGKKEYIKNILKIKSQMDSGMYYPIQIGAMEAMNFDLKWFKKLNIEYLKRRKIIWKICDYLKLKYMKESSGLFVWAKITGDQKNDSIWSDNILKNYRIFITPGRVFGSNGKGYVRISMCCPVTILEQAKNRIFS, from the coding sequence ATGATTATAGAATCAAAAAAAATGCATAAAATATCGGAATATTTTTTTTCTGAAAAAATGAAAGAAATTCGTGATATTGATAAAAAGGGAATAAAAGTTATTAATTTAGGAATTGGAAATCCAGATCTTCTTCCTCCAAATGGAGTTATACATAAAATGAAAATAGCTTCAGAACTGAAACACGCTAATACTTATCAAAGTTATGTTGGTATAGATGGATTACGTCATGCTATTTCTAATTGGTATAAAAAATTATATCAAGTGGATGTAAATCCAAAAAATGAGATTTTACCATTAATGGGATCTAAGGAAGGGATTATGCATATAAGTATGTCCTATTTAGAAAAAGGAAATCAGGTATTAATTCCAAATCCTGGATATCCTACTTATTCTTCTATATCCAAACTTTTGGAAGCAGAAATTATTTATTATGATCTTTACGAAAAAGATAATTGGATACCTAATATCCAATTATTAGAAAATTTAAATCTTTCTAAGATAAAAATAATGTGGCTTAATTATCCTCATATGCCTACAGGAGCAAAAATAACTTTTGAAGAATTAGAAAAAATTGTTTTTTTTTGCAAAAAAAACCGTATTTTATTAATTTACGATAATCCTTATAGTTTTATACTAAATAAAGAACGTTCTTTAAGTATTTTTAATGTTAAAGGAGCTAAAGATATAGCTTTGGAATTAAATTCTTTAAGCAAAAGTTACAATATGCCTGGATGGCGTATTGGAATGGTAATAGGAAAAAAAGAGTATATTAAAAATATACTAAAAATAAAAAGCCAAATGGATTCCGGTATGTATTATCCCATACAAATTGGAGCTATGGAGGCTATGAATTTTGATTTAAAATGGTTTAAAAAACTTAATATAGAATATCTTAAACGAAGAAAAATTATATGGAAAATATGTGATTACCTGAAATTAAAATATATGAAAGAAAGTTCAGGTCTCTTTGTTTGGGCAAAAATAACTGGAGATCAAAAAAATGATAGTATATGGTCAGATAATATTTTAAAAAATTATCGCATATTTATTACTCCAGGTAGAGTATTCGGTTCTAATGGAAAAGGATATGTTAGGATTTCTATGTGTTGTCCTGTAACAATTTTAGAACAAGCAAAAAATAGAATTTTTTCATGA